Proteins found in one Bacillus sp. (in: firmicutes) genomic segment:
- a CDS encoding YaaR family protein produces the protein MDVQKVGKTSLNNIQSKKSGPTESISFQEVMGKNRQEMVYEKLTKLVQDIEDQGKVLAESRTIDELRKYKKMVKEFLDEAVQNGLQLEERRGFNRRGRTKIYKIVKEVDKKLIDLTNAVLDKEKKSLDILNMVGEIKGLLINIYT, from the coding sequence ATGGATGTACAAAAGGTAGGGAAAACCAGCCTAAATAACATACAATCAAAAAAAAGCGGGCCAACTGAAAGTATTTCATTCCAAGAAGTAATGGGGAAAAACCGTCAGGAAATGGTCTATGAAAAATTAACAAAGCTTGTTCAAGACATCGAAGACCAAGGAAAAGTTTTGGCGGAATCAAGAACGATTGATGAGCTAAGAAAATATAAAAAAATGGTCAAGGAGTTTTTAGACGAAGCCGTCCAAAATGGTCTCCAGCTTGAGGAACGCCGTGGCTTCAACCGCCGGGGCCGTACAAAAATCTATAAAATCGTGAAAGAAGTCGATAAAAAATTAATTGATTTGACAAACGCTGTTTTAGACAAGGAAAAAAAGAGCCTTGATATTTTAAATATGGTTGGGGAAATCAAAGGACTATTAATTAATATTTACACATAA
- a CDS encoding flagellin, whose amino-acid sequence MQINHNIQALNAYRNLYKNQFQTSKNLEKLSSGLRINRAADDAAGLAISEKMRSQIRGLKQAERNSLDGVSLMQTAEGAMTEVHAMLQRMRELAVQAANDTNTTFDREAVQKEIDQLLLEIDSIASKTEFNTRKLLDGSSAVDTQYFKGNGGSGNQIGIVGVPIVSDPSMVTGKYAIKVNGATSSGSYVKSLNQPGAGVSSANVIASSGSQLAGDKAIGRDLKLGEYTIVVTKYDETLSGSTVVSKNATIEVFDPDGFSIGSLAGLIGDSASSNTGGPIQKVGTVDGKQLMIDFSQITAAGKAKVQLETKIKVSVEKYPLGADGQIASGGNAKGIPITFEKELTTSNGVIKHGGLELTFGTNIKDGKSDFDLTNKALAFQIGANTNQNVMIDVPELSTVKLGIDKISVLSHFDANQAIFKFDQAINQISATRSKLGATQNRLEHTINNLQVTHENLSASESRIRDADMALEMTEFTKNNILNQSAQAMLAQANQLPQGVLQLLQG is encoded by the coding sequence ATGCAAATTAACCATAATATTCAAGCATTAAATGCTTACCGTAACCTTTACAAAAACCAATTCCAAACTTCGAAAAACTTAGAAAAACTATCATCAGGCTTACGCATCAACCGTGCCGCAGATGATGCAGCAGGTCTAGCAATCTCTGAAAAAATGCGCTCGCAAATCCGCGGTCTAAAACAAGCAGAACGCAACTCACTAGACGGCGTATCACTAATGCAAACAGCAGAGGGTGCAATGACAGAAGTACACGCGATGCTTCAACGTATGCGTGAACTAGCAGTTCAAGCAGCCAACGATACAAATACAACATTTGACCGCGAAGCTGTACAAAAGGAAATTGATCAATTACTACTAGAAATTGATAGTATCGCATCAAAAACGGAGTTTAATACTCGTAAACTATTAGATGGGTCAAGTGCGGTGGATACGCAATACTTCAAAGGCAACGGGGGAAGTGGAAATCAAATAGGAATTGTTGGAGTTCCAATTGTATCTGACCCTAGCATGGTAACAGGTAAATATGCAATTAAAGTTAATGGAGCTACATCATCTGGTTCATATGTTAAATCATTAAATCAGCCAGGTGCTGGGGTAAGTTCTGCGAATGTAATTGCTAGTTCGGGCTCTCAGTTAGCTGGGGATAAAGCCATTGGTAGGGATCTTAAGTTAGGAGAATATACAATCGTTGTTACGAAATATGATGAAACCTTATCAGGATCCACGGTAGTTAGTAAAAATGCAACAATCGAAGTATTCGATCCAGACGGATTCTCGATTGGTAGTTTAGCAGGTCTAATTGGTGATAGTGCTAGTAGTAATACTGGTGGCCCAATTCAAAAAGTAGGTACAGTAGATGGCAAACAATTAATGATTGATTTCTCACAAATAACAGCTGCTGGAAAGGCAAAAGTGCAATTAGAAACGAAGATAAAAGTTTCTGTTGAAAAGTATCCATTAGGTGCCGATGGACAAATCGCGAGTGGTGGAAATGCAAAAGGAATCCCAATAACATTTGAGAAGGAATTAACAACTTCAAACGGTGTAATCAAACATGGAGGACTTGAATTAACATTTGGCACAAATATTAAGGATGGAAAATCTGATTTTGATTTAACAAACAAGGCATTAGCATTCCAAATCGGTGCCAATACTAACCAAAATGTAATGATTGACGTACCTGAATTAAGCACTGTAAAGCTTGGTATTGATAAGATAAGTGTTCTATCGCATTTTGATGCAAACCAAGCAATTTTTAAATTTGACCAAGCAATTAATCAAATTTCAGCAACACGTTCAAAGCTCGGAGCAACACAAAACCGCCTAGAGCATACAATTAACAACTTACAAGTAACACATGAAAACCTATCAGCTTCAGAATCACGCATCCGTGACGCTGATATGGCATTAGAAATGACAGAATTCACAAAGAACAACATTCTCAACCAATCAGCACAAGCAATGCTTGCACAAGCAAACCAATTGCCGCAAGGCGTGCTTCAATTGCTACAAGGTTAA
- the fliS gene encoding flagellar export chaperone FliS, producing the protein MTGILTEDALFKKSPQEITALLYEACLTNLEEAIDDINNKDFVVANKKLQKANDILHRLGAGLNYEAGIIADQLDALYNYMADKVIEANYKKDTKLIEEVIKALEPIVITWNEAMKNKPSSSSTVVRQKAMAYEKSILMEDN; encoded by the coding sequence GTGACCGGCATACTAACAGAAGATGCACTATTTAAAAAATCACCTCAAGAAATTACAGCACTTCTATATGAAGCATGTCTCACAAATTTAGAAGAAGCGATTGATGATATAAACAACAAAGACTTTGTCGTCGCCAACAAGAAGCTTCAAAAAGCAAATGATATATTACACCGCTTGGGTGCAGGTCTAAATTACGAAGCGGGGATTATCGCCGACCAGCTAGATGCCTTATATAATTACATGGCAGACAAAGTAATTGAGGCAAACTATAAAAAAGATACAAAGCTTATTGAAGAAGTCATAAAAGCATTAGAACCAATTGTAATAACATGGAACGAGGCAATGAAGAACAAGCCATCTTCATCTTCAACAGTAGTGAGACAAAAAGCAATGGCATATGAAAAAAGTATCTTAATGGAAGATAACTAA
- a CDS encoding EscU/YscU/HrcU family type III secretion system export apparatus switch protein yields MIVSRYYNQKRRKEINGPSAAVIKYDEGSGKAPVVVAHGKGDVARQIIEVAKKNNIHMQEDSKLVENLLDMDLGDNIPPQLYQVMAEILLLIEEMEKNYSTNY; encoded by the coding sequence ATGATTGTTTCAAGATACTACAATCAAAAAAGACGTAAAGAGATTAACGGCCCATCAGCAGCCGTCATTAAATATGATGAGGGTTCAGGCAAAGCGCCAGTCGTTGTTGCCCATGGTAAAGGAGATGTGGCCCGGCAAATTATCGAAGTCGCCAAAAAAAATAACATCCATATGCAAGAGGATTCAAAGTTAGTAGAAAATTTACTAGACATGGATTTGGGGGATAACATCCCCCCACAACTCTATCAAGTAATGGCGGAAATATTGTTGCTTATCGAAGAAATGGAAAAAAACTATTCAACAAACTATTAA
- a CDS encoding NERD domain-containing protein translates to MIKKEIKMTHRIKNLQVIHCRLPASHIKRQMIQEDLAKRLAGFKGEQSLDYFFKFLPNQDYYILHNLRLANVEGSYFQIDVLLIATSFYLIIEVKNISGTLTLDPAFDQVIWTNSTTGIEKAIQDPVLQVKHQQFQFTEWLKQKKLPIMPVESIVVLTNQSTILKIISSKKDYLHSIVRSTKLLEKVFYFKEKYSKELITIKEMNKISNQLIKQHTPEKPNLFPLYNIDYSDIVAGVYCENCLALPMKYHRGKWNCHNCSFTSKSSHLKTIEDYVLLYGSLTSNCQIKDFLQLPSDAITYHLLHSMNLKYTGDKKGRKYYLPSIDLD, encoded by the coding sequence TTGATAAAAAAAGAAATTAAAATGACCCACAGAATTAAAAATCTTCAAGTTATTCATTGCAGGTTACCAGCTAGCCACATAAAACGGCAAATGATTCAAGAGGATCTAGCCAAACGGTTAGCAGGCTTCAAAGGTGAACAATCACTGGACTATTTTTTTAAGTTTTTACCAAATCAAGATTACTATATTCTTCATAATCTTAGGCTCGCAAATGTAGAAGGAAGCTACTTTCAGATTGATGTTTTACTCATTGCAACCTCGTTTTATCTAATTATTGAAGTAAAAAATATTTCAGGTACCCTTACACTAGATCCCGCTTTTGACCAAGTTATTTGGACAAACTCTACAACAGGAATAGAAAAAGCAATTCAAGATCCCGTCCTCCAAGTTAAGCACCAACAATTTCAATTCACAGAGTGGTTAAAACAGAAAAAACTGCCGATTATGCCAGTTGAATCAATTGTCGTTCTAACGAATCAAAGTACAATTTTAAAGATAATTAGTAGCAAAAAAGATTACTTGCATAGCATTGTTCGAAGTACTAAACTTCTCGAAAAAGTTTTCTATTTTAAGGAAAAGTATAGTAAAGAATTAATAACGATAAAGGAAATGAACAAAATTTCCAATCAATTAATAAAACAGCATACCCCTGAGAAGCCTAATTTATTTCCTCTATATAATATTGATTATTCAGATATTGTGGCAGGTGTCTATTGTGAAAATTGCCTTGCGCTTCCTATGAAATATCATCGTGGTAAATGGAATTGCCACAACTGTTCTTTTACCTCCAAATCATCTCACCTTAAAACGATAGAAGACTATGTTCTTTTATACGGGTCATTAACTAGCAATTGTCAAATCAAGGACTTTTTACAGTTACCCTCAGATGCAATAACCTACCATCTTCTTCATTCGATGAATCTCAAATATACTGGTGATAAAAAGGGACGAAAATATTATCTGCCATCAATAGATTTAGACTGA
- a CDS encoding response regulator transcription factor, translating into MNGNTSIVIIDDHQLFREGVKRILDFEEDFEVVAEGDDGEEAVTLVEEHHPDVVVMDINMPHINGVEATARLVKKFPDVKVLILSIHDDESYVMHALKTGAQGYLLKEMDADALVEAVKVVADGGSYLHPKVTHNLVNEYRRLVEGGEGQTIGRDKVAECRKPLHILTRRECEVLQMLADGRSNRSIGEALYISEKTVKNHVSNILQKMDVNDRTQAVVVAIKKGWVQVG; encoded by the coding sequence GTGAATGGCAATACTTCGATTGTAATTATTGATGATCACCAGTTGTTTCGTGAAGGTGTAAAACGGATTTTGGACTTCGAAGAAGATTTTGAAGTGGTGGCAGAAGGTGATGACGGTGAAGAGGCAGTTACGCTTGTTGAAGAGCACCACCCAGATGTTGTAGTCATGGATATTAATATGCCGCATATAAACGGTGTTGAAGCAACAGCAAGATTAGTAAAGAAATTTCCAGATGTAAAAGTATTAATCCTATCAATTCATGACGACGAAAGTTATGTAATGCATGCTCTTAAAACAGGTGCACAAGGTTATTTGTTGAAAGAAATGGATGCAGACGCTCTCGTCGAGGCTGTAAAAGTAGTCGCAGATGGCGGCTCCTACTTGCATCCAAAAGTGACCCACAATTTAGTGAATGAGTATCGCCGTTTAGTAGAGGGAGGTGAAGGACAAACGATCGGTAGAGACAAGGTTGCCGAATGCCGTAAACCGTTACATATTTTAACACGCCGTGAATGTGAAGTTTTGCAAATGCTTGCCGATGGCAGGAGCAACCGCAGTATCGGGGAAGCTTTATATATCAGCGAAAAAACAGTCAAAAATCATGTGAGCAATATTTTACAAAAAATGGACGTAAACGACCGCACCCAAGCTGTAGTTGTAGCAATAAAAAAAGGTTGGGTGCAGGTGGGGTAG
- a CDS encoding histidine kinase has translation MLVKLDEKALDRILETMIHTVSNSKKEVIEISEQSRQEFEILTKELLKTKLEVTDTINKGDRLHAQVKMARQRLAEVSSNFQKYSEKEVRTAYEKAHSIQMNLAFNRQNEKMLIDRRNELELRLKKIEQTVQRAENLVSQISVILNYLSSDIQQMNELLIDAKEKQKFGLRIIEAQEEERKRLSREIHDGPAQMLANVMMRSELIERISRERGMEEGLKEIKDLRMMVRSALYEVRKIIYDLRPMALDDLGLIPTLKKYLSTTAEYNNKLIKFVSIGEEKRLTPRLEVALFRLVQEAVQNALKHSEATDIQVKIEMRRTATKLIIRDNGIGFDLAAKKDFSFGIVGMKERVELLKGEIVFESAVGKGTMIIIDVPLLNEEEAG, from the coding sequence ATGTTAGTAAAACTTGATGAAAAAGCATTAGATCGTATTTTAGAAACAATGATTCATACAGTTTCTAATAGTAAAAAGGAAGTTATTGAAATAAGCGAACAATCGCGCCAGGAATTTGAGATTTTAACAAAAGAACTATTGAAAACGAAGCTGGAAGTAACCGATACAATTAATAAAGGTGACCGCTTACATGCACAAGTAAAAATGGCGAGACAACGCCTAGCTGAAGTTAGTAGTAATTTCCAAAAATATTCAGAAAAAGAAGTTCGTACCGCTTATGAAAAAGCGCATAGCATACAGATGAATCTTGCTTTTAATCGTCAAAACGAAAAGATGCTTATTGACCGCCGTAATGAGCTTGAGCTTCGTTTAAAAAAAATAGAGCAAACTGTTCAACGTGCTGAAAATCTAGTTAGTCAAATTTCAGTTATCTTGAATTATTTAAGCAGCGACATTCAGCAAATGAATGAATTATTAATTGACGCGAAGGAAAAACAAAAATTTGGGCTACGGATTATTGAAGCTCAGGAAGAAGAGCGAAAACGGCTGTCGCGTGAAATTCATGATGGGCCGGCACAAATGCTTGCCAATGTGATGATGCGTTCAGAACTTATCGAACGAATTTCACGTGAACGTGGTATGGAAGAAGGTCTTAAAGAAATTAAAGATTTAAGAATGATGGTACGCTCGGCATTATATGAAGTTCGTAAAATCATCTACGATTTAAGGCCGATGGCACTAGATGACTTAGGGCTAATCCCAACGTTAAAAAAATATTTGTCAACAACTGCAGAGTATAATAATAAATTGATAAAATTTGTCTCAATCGGTGAAGAAAAGCGCTTAACTCCACGTTTAGAGGTTGCTTTATTCAGGCTTGTCCAAGAAGCTGTTCAAAATGCGCTAAAGCATTCTGAAGCAACTGACATTCAAGTCAAAATTGAAATGAGAAGAACAGCTACTAAATTAATTATTAGAGACAATGGAATCGGTTTCGACCTTGCTGCTAAAAAGGATTTTTCATTTGGTATAGTGGGGATGAAAGAGCGTGTCGAGTTGCTAAAAGGTGAGATTGTTTTTGAGTCAGCGGTTGGTAAAGGGACGATGATTATAATTGATGTTCCTCTACTGAACGAAGAGGAAGCGGGATAA
- a CDS encoding YigZ family protein, with amino-acid sequence MLFHYYTVKSAGEHEIVIEKSKFVAQFKRATTEEEAQVFIQEIKKKHWNATHNCSAYLIGEHNQIQKANDDGEPSGTAGVPMLEVLKKRDLKDTVVVVTRYFGGIKLGAGGLIRAYGKAVSEGLNTIGVVERRLMRIIHTKIDYTWLGKIENELRAHPNYILKEIHYLENVDVETFVAEEMKESFVAWMTELTNGQTEIFEGEAEYLESDV; translated from the coding sequence ATGCTTTTCCACTATTATACCGTAAAATCGGCTGGGGAACATGAAATTGTCATTGAAAAGTCGAAATTTGTCGCTCAATTTAAACGAGCCACCACTGAAGAAGAAGCACAGGTGTTCATCCAAGAAATAAAAAAAAAGCATTGGAATGCCACCCATAATTGTTCAGCTTATTTGATCGGTGAACATAATCAAATTCAAAAGGCAAACGATGATGGAGAGCCTAGTGGTACAGCCGGTGTACCGATGCTTGAGGTATTAAAAAAGCGTGATTTAAAAGATACTGTTGTTGTTGTGACCCGTTATTTTGGAGGAATTAAGCTTGGCGCTGGCGGACTTATTCGCGCTTACGGAAAAGCTGTGTCTGAAGGACTTAATACAATCGGTGTTGTCGAAAGACGGCTGATGCGGATTATTCATACAAAAATTGATTATACATGGCTTGGGAAAATTGAAAATGAACTGCGTGCTCATCCAAACTATATTTTAAAAGAAATCCATTATTTAGAGAATGTTGACGTTGAAACCTTTGTTGCTGAGGAGATGAAAGAAAGCTTTGTTGCTTGGATGACGGAACTGACCAATGGACAGACGGAGATTTTCGAAGGCGAGGCAGAGTATTTAGAATCTGACGTATAA
- a CDS encoding LytR family transcriptional regulator, with product MAGLKKRKFTKVLLIILIPLLAVFIGMAAYVSYLASTAKTVVEGSQHKLDSRKFEEKSELRLQKVDPRVDNISILFLGIDDSSDHVFSKATRTDAMILATFNKKGKSVKMVSIPRDSRVELVGRGRMDKITHAHAFGGLDMTVNTVEKLFEIPVDYYVLLNFDAFIDIIDALDGIQIDVPFDIIEQNSHREKNKIKIKKGLQTLNGEQALAYARTRKYDGDVERGQRQQEILNAIINRGLSIRSVTKYGDVIESIGDNLTTNMSFDEMLAFHDYAYAGKHIDVEMLTLKGKPSRIEGLYYYLLDETNLQEVKTKLKQHLEWDGTEKADENEEGKTNL from the coding sequence ATGGCCGGTTTGAAAAAACGGAAATTTACTAAAGTGTTGCTAATCATCCTGATTCCACTGCTAGCAGTATTTATTGGTATGGCTGCTTATGTCTCCTATTTAGCAAGTACTGCTAAGACTGTCGTTGAAGGCTCACAACATAAATTAGACAGCCGTAAATTTGAAGAAAAATCAGAATTACGTTTGCAAAAGGTGGACCCGCGGGTTGATAATATTTCTATTTTATTTTTAGGAATTGATGATAGTAGTGACCATGTTTTTAGTAAAGCAACTAGAACGGATGCAATGATTCTCGCCACTTTTAATAAAAAAGGTAAATCAGTGAAAATGGTAAGCATCCCAAGAGATTCACGGGTAGAGCTAGTTGGTAGAGGCCGAATGGATAAAATTACCCATGCCCATGCATTCGGCGGCCTTGACATGACTGTCAATACAGTTGAGAAATTATTTGAAATACCTGTTGATTATTATGTCCTACTTAATTTCGATGCATTTATTGATATTATTGATGCCTTGGATGGAATCCAAATTGATGTGCCCTTTGATATTATCGAACAAAACAGCCACCGTGAAAAAAACAAAATTAAAATAAAAAAAGGCTTACAAACTTTGAACGGAGAGCAGGCCCTTGCCTATGCAAGGACGCGAAAATATGACGGTGATGTTGAGCGTGGACAAAGACAACAAGAAATATTAAACGCAATTATAAATCGAGGATTATCAATCAGGTCTGTGACAAAATATGGAGATGTTATTGAAAGTATTGGGGATAATTTAACAACGAATATGTCATTTGACGAAATGCTTGCCTTTCATGATTATGCTTATGCTGGTAAACATATTGATGTTGAGATGTTGACATTAAAGGGAAAGCCGTCACGAATAGAAGGACTTTATTATTATTTGCTTGATGAAACGAATTTGCAGGAAGTAAAAACAAAATTAAAGCAGCACTTGGAATGGGATGGAACAGAAAAGGCAGATGAAAATGAGGAAGGTAAGACTAATTTATAA